In Microbacterium foliorum, the following proteins share a genomic window:
- a CDS encoding ABC-F family ATP-binding cassette domain-containing protein produces the protein MTATLVAQNLAGGYGHRILFEGLDLTVAPGDVIGVVGANGAGKSTLLRLLAGVDAPMGGSISLAPTDAFVGWLPQEHERVEGETVAEYIARRTGCATATREMDAAAAALGDPTLAPAGTDPADTYSQALDRWLASGAADLEERIPAVLADLGLPSGSGVASDALMTGLSGGQAARVGLAALLLSRFDIVFLDEPTNDLDLDGLDRLESFVRGLRGGVVLVSHDREFLARSVTRVLELDLAQGSNRLYGGGYDAYIEERAVVRRHLREKYDEFADKKADLVSRARTQREWSSQGVRNAMKKSPDNDKIKRKASAESSEKQAQKVRQMESRIARLDEVEEPRKEWQLEFTIGSAPRSSTVVSTLSGAVFQQGTFTMGPLSLQIDAGDRIGITGPNGAGKSTLLRALLGRQKPIDGTASLGSSVQIGEIDQARSLLIGDAALADAFEALVPELSSAEVRTLLAKFGLRADHVTRPVGALSPGERTRAALALLQSRGVNLLVLDEPTNHLDLPAIEQLEQALESYVGTLLLVTHDRRMLEAVQTNRRWSVENGQVSEL, from the coding sequence ATGACCGCTACCCTCGTCGCCCAGAACCTGGCAGGCGGCTATGGCCACCGCATTCTCTTCGAGGGGCTCGACCTGACGGTCGCTCCCGGCGATGTGATCGGCGTGGTCGGTGCGAACGGAGCGGGCAAGTCGACACTGCTCCGCCTTCTCGCCGGCGTGGATGCGCCGATGGGAGGGTCGATCTCGCTCGCACCGACTGACGCGTTCGTCGGCTGGCTGCCTCAGGAGCACGAGCGAGTAGAAGGTGAGACGGTCGCGGAGTACATCGCGCGCCGCACCGGCTGCGCGACGGCCACGCGCGAGATGGATGCCGCTGCGGCGGCGCTCGGAGACCCGACGCTCGCGCCGGCGGGCACAGACCCGGCCGATACCTATTCGCAGGCGCTCGACCGGTGGCTCGCCAGCGGCGCGGCCGATCTCGAGGAACGCATCCCCGCGGTGCTCGCCGACCTCGGGCTCCCGAGCGGGAGCGGTGTCGCATCCGATGCGCTCATGACCGGGCTGTCCGGTGGTCAGGCCGCTCGAGTCGGCCTCGCCGCGCTGCTGCTGTCGCGCTTCGACATCGTGTTCCTCGACGAGCCGACCAACGATCTCGACCTCGACGGACTGGACCGACTCGAGTCGTTCGTCCGTGGACTCCGCGGCGGTGTCGTGCTCGTGAGCCACGACCGCGAGTTCCTGGCGCGCAGTGTGACTCGTGTGCTCGAGCTCGATCTCGCTCAGGGATCGAATCGCCTCTACGGGGGCGGATACGACGCGTACATCGAGGAACGAGCCGTCGTGCGCCGGCACCTGCGGGAGAAGTACGACGAGTTCGCCGACAAGAAGGCCGACCTCGTCTCCCGCGCCCGCACGCAGCGAGAGTGGTCGAGCCAGGGTGTGCGCAACGCCATGAAGAAGTCGCCCGACAACGACAAGATCAAACGCAAGGCATCGGCCGAGTCGAGCGAGAAGCAGGCGCAGAAGGTGCGTCAGATGGAGAGCCGGATCGCGCGCCTCGACGAGGTCGAGGAACCTCGCAAGGAGTGGCAGCTGGAGTTCACGATCGGATCGGCGCCTCGATCGAGCACCGTGGTCTCGACACTCAGCGGCGCGGTGTTCCAGCAGGGGACCTTCACCATGGGGCCGCTTTCGCTGCAGATCGATGCCGGCGACCGCATCGGGATCACTGGTCCGAACGGAGCAGGCAAGTCGACGCTGCTCCGCGCTCTCCTCGGGCGGCAGAAGCCGATCGACGGGACCGCAAGTCTCGGAAGCAGCGTGCAGATCGGTGAGATCGATCAGGCCCGCTCGCTGCTCATCGGTGACGCGGCGCTCGCGGACGCGTTCGAGGCTCTCGTTCCCGAACTGTCTTCGGCGGAGGTGCGGACCCTGCTGGCCAAATTCGGCCTGAGAGCCGACCACGTCACTCGTCCCGTCGGCGCCCTGTCTCCGGGCGAGCGCACCCGGGCGGCGCTGGCCCTGCTGCAGTCGCGTGGCGTCAACCTGCTGGTGCTCGACGAACCCACGAACCACCTCGATCTGCCAGCGATCGAGCAGCTCGAGCAGGCGCTCGAGTCGTACGTGGGAACGCTGCTGCTGGTGACGCATGACCGGCGCATGCTGGAGGCCGTGCAGACGAACCGTCGATGGAGCGTCGAGAACGGCCAGGTGAGCGAGCTCTGA
- a CDS encoding LysR family transcriptional regulator: protein MKLALLRRYVVVAETLHFPRAAKQLGIPLASLYTSLDKLEDEVGHTLINREGTPRLTSVGELFLVEAQATVAAAPPPAPKTAGPAGGKAKASKGKGRAPVVKGQPKPYKKRQGR, encoded by the coding sequence ATGAAGCTGGCATTGCTCCGTCGCTACGTCGTCGTCGCCGAGACGCTGCACTTCCCCCGAGCCGCCAAGCAACTGGGCATCCCCCTGGCATCGCTCTACACCTCTCTCGACAAGCTCGAGGACGAGGTGGGGCACACCCTGATCAACCGCGAAGGAACACCGCGGCTGACGAGCGTCGGCGAGTTGTTCCTCGTCGAAGCTCAGGCGACGGTGGCCGCTGCTCCCCCGCCTGCACCGAAGACGGCCGGCCCGGCCGGCGGCAAAGCCAAGGCGTCCAAGGGCAAAGGCCGCGCGCCCGTCGTGAAGGGGCAGCCTAAGCCGTACAAGAAGCGTCAGGGGCGCTGA
- a CDS encoding Fe-S cluster assembly protein HesB, with amino-acid sequence MLTLTDNATAIVNTLVSRQTDATDAGLRIHSTPAAGPDGGARLAVLVAPDPEPDDRVVEVSGTRLFLDETAAAALDDKVLDAGVDDEGSVSFAVLPQVA; translated from the coding sequence GTGCTCACCCTCACCGATAACGCCACCGCAATCGTGAACACCCTCGTCAGCCGTCAGACCGACGCCACCGACGCAGGCCTTCGCATCCACTCCACGCCTGCTGCCGGACCGGACGGAGGCGCACGCCTCGCGGTCCTCGTCGCCCCGGACCCCGAGCCCGATGACCGGGTGGTCGAGGTCTCGGGCACCCGACTCTTCCTCGATGAGACCGCTGCAGCCGCGCTCGACGACAAGGTGCTCGACGCCGGCGTCGACGACGAAGGCTCCGTATCGTTCGCGGTGCTTCCGCAGGTCGCCTGA
- a CDS encoding GNAT family N-acetyltransferase, with amino-acid sequence MTNSERAQTDSDENATDVVIGPVSESDAGEVLTLQRAAFVSEAQIYGSADMPPLTQTLPEVEAELRSSKGLTARQNGRLVGVIRFVEADGVLLIGRIAIAPDTQGEGIGRTLLDAAERSSTAREAELFTGSLSEANIRLYKACGYEEAERVPQGDGTEQVFLRKPLHQVGDRSEPGASG; translated from the coding sequence GTGACGAATTCAGAAAGAGCCCAGACCGACAGCGACGAGAACGCGACAGACGTGGTGATCGGGCCCGTCTCAGAATCGGATGCGGGTGAGGTGCTCACCCTTCAGAGAGCGGCGTTCGTCTCGGAGGCGCAGATCTACGGCAGCGCCGACATGCCCCCGCTGACCCAGACCCTGCCCGAGGTCGAGGCCGAGCTGCGCTCGAGCAAGGGGCTGACAGCCCGCCAGAACGGCCGGTTGGTGGGAGTGATCCGATTCGTCGAAGCTGACGGAGTGCTGCTGATCGGCAGGATTGCGATAGCTCCCGACACGCAGGGCGAGGGCATCGGACGCACTCTGCTGGACGCAGCCGAGCGTTCGTCGACGGCCCGTGAGGCCGAGCTCTTCACCGGCAGCCTGAGCGAGGCGAACATACGTCTCTACAAGGCGTGCGGCTATGAAGAGGCGGAGCGGGTGCCGCAGGGCGACGGAACCGAGCAGGTGTTCCTGAGAAAACCTCTGCATCAGGTGGGAGACCGCTCCGAACCGGGCGCGTCGGGTTGA
- a CDS encoding Dps family protein translates to MAEKTASKTGNASKRGAKTTRRQNAEKGFTASATLAANLQLVLVDLIELSLQGKQAHWNVVGRNFRDTHRQLDEIIDAARSFSDTVAERMRALHAVPDGRTDTIAESTSLPAFPMGEVSTTDTIDLVTARLDAVVATIRDVHDEVDEEDPTSADILHAVLESLEQFAWMVSAENRTPAGR, encoded by the coding sequence ATGGCTGAGAAGACCGCGTCCAAGACCGGCAACGCATCCAAGCGCGGAGCGAAGACGACCAGACGACAGAACGCCGAGAAGGGATTCACGGCATCCGCGACGCTCGCCGCCAATCTGCAGCTGGTGCTCGTCGACCTGATCGAGCTCTCACTGCAGGGCAAGCAGGCGCACTGGAACGTGGTGGGCCGCAACTTCCGCGACACGCATCGTCAGCTCGACGAGATCATCGACGCCGCCCGCTCATTCAGCGACACGGTCGCAGAGCGCATGCGCGCATTGCACGCGGTGCCCGACGGACGTACCGACACGATCGCCGAGTCGACGTCGCTTCCGGCGTTCCCGATGGGTGAGGTCTCGACGACCGACACGATCGATCTCGTGACGGCGCGTCTGGATGCCGTCGTGGCGACGATCCGCGACGTGCACGACGAGGTCGATGAAGAAGACCCCACATCCGCCGACATCCTGCACGCGGTGCTCGAGAGCCTCGAGCAGTTCGCGTGGATGGTCAGCGCCGAGAACCGCACCCCGGCCGGTCGCTGA
- a CDS encoding DUF6328 family protein, with the protein MDPDERPAPPAELDDLRDGRDETRNERADRNWEELLQELRVMQTGTQILTGFLLAVAFTPRFEDMDEFQRDVYVVLVGLAAVATILALAPVGMHRALFGRRRKPELVRVAARIVKIDLVAIAALTIGVTTLIIDFTVGRTAGLIALVSSFVGVLLLWLVLPRLVRREAERGGADDET; encoded by the coding sequence ATGGATCCCGATGAACGACCCGCGCCACCCGCGGAGCTCGACGACCTCCGCGACGGACGAGATGAGACGCGCAACGAGCGCGCAGACCGCAACTGGGAGGAGCTGCTGCAGGAACTGCGCGTGATGCAGACCGGCACCCAGATCCTCACGGGGTTCCTGCTCGCCGTGGCGTTCACTCCCCGGTTCGAGGACATGGACGAGTTCCAGCGGGACGTGTACGTGGTGCTCGTAGGTCTCGCCGCCGTGGCCACGATCCTCGCGCTGGCCCCCGTGGGCATGCACCGGGCGCTGTTCGGTCGGCGCCGCAAACCTGAACTCGTGCGGGTGGCCGCTCGCATCGTCAAGATCGATCTCGTGGCGATCGCCGCACTCACGATCGGCGTCACGACACTCATCATCGACTTCACCGTCGGCAGAACCGCGGGACTCATCGCGCTCGTCTCCTCGTTCGTGGGTGTGCTCCTGCTGTGGCTCGTCCTCCCCCGCCTCGTGCGGCGCGAGGCCGAGCGAGGCGGGGCGGACGACGAGACCTGA
- a CDS encoding 1-acyl-sn-glycerol-3-phosphate acyltransferase codes for MLKRLLARLFWAVSRWTLTAETTPTRPTILIGAPHTSNWDFVLMLAIAWRLDIEVHWLGKNSLFRGWRGPIMRSIGGIAVDRADPARVVNDVVAQVHSGSVFGLVITPDGTRGGNEYWKSGFYRIARETGMPVTLGFVDRTTMTTGLGPTLELTGDVAADMDRIRAFYADKAGLRPERRTTPRLREEQASEDS; via the coding sequence GTGCTCAAACGACTCCTCGCCCGCCTCTTCTGGGCAGTCAGCCGCTGGACCCTCACCGCCGAGACGACACCTACCCGACCCACGATCCTGATCGGTGCGCCGCATACGTCGAACTGGGACTTCGTCCTCATGCTGGCGATCGCATGGCGGCTCGACATCGAGGTGCATTGGCTCGGCAAGAACAGCCTGTTCCGGGGCTGGCGAGGGCCGATCATGCGCAGCATCGGCGGCATCGCCGTCGACCGAGCCGACCCGGCACGAGTCGTCAACGACGTCGTCGCGCAGGTGCACTCCGGCAGTGTCTTCGGTCTCGTGATCACGCCAGACGGCACCCGCGGGGGCAACGAGTACTGGAAGTCCGGCTTCTACCGGATCGCGAGAGAGACCGGGATGCCGGTGACACTCGGGTTCGTCGACCGCACGACGATGACCACCGGCCTCGGCCCCACCCTCGAACTGACGGGTGACGTCGCGGCTGATATGGACCGGATCCGCGCCTTCTACGCCGACAAGGCCGGCCTGCGCCCGGAACGCCGGACGACACCCCGACTGCGCGAGGAGCAGGCTTCCGAAGACAGCTGA